TTAATGGCTTGGCAGTGACCGCTCCACCAACTTACGCCGAGCCAGAAAAAATAACGGCTTGGGAGATAGGGGTAAAGACAAAGTTCTTGCATGATACTTTGGTATTCAGTGCGGCTATCTTTGACTATGAAATTGAAGATCAGCAAATTCAGTTTGTGTCATTGACCACCGGCGGCTCCGTGTCTTTTGAAAATGCCGAGCTGGCTAATATCCGCGGTTTAGACTTTGATATTATGTGGGTTATAGCGCCACATTTGGTCGAGGGTCTGGTTCTTGTTGGTGGCGCTGGGTGGCTTGAAACGGCTGAATTTACCTCATACCCCAATGCCAAGGGATATACCAATAACTCTGGACTTTCTGCTTCGAATCAAGATTTCTCTGGCAATCGAATCCAAAAAACCCCCGAAATATCGGGTAATCTGGCTTTGAGTAAGACTTGGATGTTGAGCGACGGTGAGCTCGAAATGGCGGCCGACCTTTACTATACCCAAGAGTTTTTCTATGAGCCGTCTAATCGCGAGGAAAGTATTGAGGACGGTTACACAATGTGGGGTGCAAGACTCAGTTATCTTCATGAGCCATGGAATACCCGTGTGACCCTGTTTGGTCGAAATCTTACCGATATAAACACTACTAGAGGGTATATCGGTGCGGAATTTTCTAATCCGATTATTCCGAGTGTGCCAAGAACTTATGGCCTACGTTTGTCTTGGCAATACTAGGGTCTTGATATAGGCGGCTCCTGCAGAGGAGTCGCCGTATTATATTTCGACTTATTGGTTTTTAATCTCGACAATAATCTTTAATACTCCGCGTATCCTAGGTCGAGCTATTGTAATTCTCCGCACAGCGCGGCTTGCCTCACCTTACTCGACTTAACTCTAAGGTCTTGTGAGGTTGCTAGGTGTGGTCGTTTATCGTGTCTAAAAATAATATAACCCGCTAAAAATCACTTATCCGGTGGCTGCTTGCTGTAATTAATGCCAGGCCTTATCCGCGATATCCATTGCGGCTAATGGGTGCGCGCGATTCCCAAGCCTCAATCTCATACCAGTTGGCTGCACATTTCACCTAAATTGATGAGCGGTGATCGCAGGGTAAGAGCCTCGACTCCCAATACCACTATTTTAGTGTCTGCGCGCGCGGCTGGGTAGTGTCTAGTGCTTGGCCGGCATGCCCAGTCTGCAAGGGTTTCAGCGCTGCACAAGGGTGGTGTAAAGGCGCGCAAGGCCGGCAAGTGGGTGGGGTGTATATGTGCTGGCAATACTTACCTTGCGCCGGCGTGGCGCAAATGAATAATCTCTCGCCGCTATTGATGGGTTCGGAATTGTGGTCGGTGTTAACTTAAGCTCAAATCAATAAGCACAGTAGTAGGAGACAGCCATGGCTGGTTTAAGTCAGAAGATTTCCCGTGAAGTTGAAATTATACCCCGAGATGTTTCATTTGAGGTGGCTACTAAACAAGTGCCGCGTTACTGGTTCAATGATGATCCTTGGTCTACCCACTGGATGAACGCGCTTTTTTCTGTGGTACCTGTTGGCGAGCGCTTTATATGCCACACCTTTGCTGACCAGCTTAAAAAGATTAAGGATCCGTCGATCCATAAGGCTACCCTTGGCTTGATTCGTCAGGAGCGTTTGCACGCTCGCGAACATGCGGTCATGAATGAGACCTTGTCCGGTTTTGGAGTTCCACTTGAAGATGCCGAAGCTATTCTAGGAAAAGTTTTGGATGTTTTTAAGAAGTATATGAGTGATGAAACAAAGTTGGGTTTTGCTGCCATTAGTGAGCATTTCACAGCTTCTCTCTCTGAGGTCATGTTCGATAATCTCGAGCTTTGGGACGAAACCGAACTTGAAATTGCGGCCATGATGTACTGGCACTTCGTTGAAGAGACCGAGCATAAATCAGTCGCTTTTGACGTGCTCATGGATCGCCGTAGCGATGATTCAGATCTTGGTACCTACGCTCTGCGTATGGCCACAGCTGGTCTTTCGATGGGCCTTTTTCTGCCCTTAATTCATGGTATATGGCTTTACTTCGTGTGGAAGGATGGCCAGCTCACCAATGTTCGCTCCGCATTTAAATCGTTTAAGAGTCTTATGTTTGGCGCTGCGGTGGTTCCCAAAATGTTTTTGACCAAAACACTGCCTTACATTAAGCCCTCGTTTCACCCCTGGGATATCGACAATCGGGCCCACGTTGCCGCGTGGAAGACGGTTTATGAAGAAACCGGTGATCCACTATTGGCATTTACCGCCTTGCGCGAATGGCACGCAAAACACGGAAGCTATAAACCAACAATAAAACAGGCAGCAACAGTATGATCATGCGTAAACGTAAAGTATTAAAACCCTCCGAAGGTGCAGCTGCAGTTGTGACTGGTGCCGCTAATGGTATCGGCCGCTGTTTCGCCTATGAAATCGTCCGTCGCGGCGGCTCTGTGATCTGCGTAGATATTGATGAGGAGCTGGCTAATAAAACGGCCGAAGAGCTCTCCGAGCTAGGTGAAGGTCGTGCAATAGGCTACAAGTGTGACGTGGCTGATGAAGAGCAAATGCGGGTTCTTTCCGAACAGGCGGAGACCTTGCTTGGGCGGCCAGTGACTTTACTCATTAATAATGCAGGTATTGCCGTCGCCGGCAGTATAGGCGAGCAGTCTCTAGACGATTGGCGCGCCGCGATTGACGTTAACCTGTGGGGAGTCGTTTACGGTTGCCATTATTTTGTACCGAAACTGCGTGAACTTGGGTTTGGCGGCATTATTAATGTGGCGTCGGCGGCCGGCTTTGCGGCCATACCGGGCACTGCAGCATACAGCGCGTCTAAAGCTGCTGTGCTGGCTATGTCAGAGGCATTGGCGGGCGAGATGACGGGGTCTGGGGTTCATGTCACCACCCTTTGTCCCACCGCGGTCAATACCAATATTTTGGAGCGCGGTCGCATGAACAGCGGCATTAATGAATTCACTAACAAAATTAAGGACAACTGGGTGTTTGTGGCGTCACCAGAAAACGTTGCCAGCGGAACCCTAGATGCTCTAGATCGCAATAATATGTACTTCATGCCGCAATTCGATAGTCGATTGGGTTGGCGTCTAAAACGCTATGCGCCTCGGACCTATGCCCGCGCGCTAGGCGAAATTTATCGCTTAACAGCGAGTTGAGCTTGAGGACTTCGTTATGAGCTCTTTTGCTTCAAAAATTGTAGACCGTGCCTTTCGAATCGCCATGATGGGCGAACCGAAGTCGGCTGAGCAGATGCTTCGACACAGCCGTCGCGTTGTAGGTCTGGTTCGTCCGCCTGCGATGTTGCCGGATGGCGTGACTATGCGCAAAACCACGGTGGCCAATGAGCCCGCCGTACCGCCTGGCGTTCCGGCTGTGTGTGTTAGCACAGCCAAGCCCACGACTACCGTGCTTTACTTGCACGGCGGTGCATTTATATGCGGCAAGTTCGCAACCTATGCTGGTTTGTGCGGGCAGATTGCTAAGCGCCTGAACGCGCGTGTTTTTTGGGTTGATTATCGGCTGGCGCCAGAAATGCCCTTTCCAGCGGCGCCGGATGATGCTTTTAACGCTTACTGTGCTCTAGCAACTGATTACCCAGATGATCCGCTGGTAGTGATAGGAGACTCGGCTGGCGGAAATCTAACGCTCTCTACTTTGCTGAGGGTTAGAGACGTTTTAAAAAGTCGTAAGGGGTCTAAGCTACTTCGCCTGCCGGTGTGCGCGGTTGCGATGTCACCCTTGGTTGATTTTGCTAAGGCGTCCCCTTCGCGCAGCGCTAATGGTACTTCGGACGCTATCTTGAGCCCCCGAATGATCGAATTTGCTACTGAGCTATATCTGGCCGGTCATGATCCCAAAGATCCTTATGCGTCACCGATCTATGGCGACCTCTCTGGTTTGCCGCCGATGTTGTTATCGGTTAGTGATACCGAAGCGGTTCGTGACGATTCTTATCGCTTCGCCAACTCCGCCCGGCGAGCTGGTTCAAGCGTGCAACTATTGAGTCGTGAGGATCGATTGCATGCATGGCCTGTGCTGTACACAGCCCTTCCCGAAGCGCGTCGGGATTTTGCGGAAATCGTAGATTTTATGCGCACACATTTGCGTTATTCCGTTGCTCCTGAGAAACCTACGCCTCAGCTGCGGATCGCGAGTGCAAATTGATATATCGCTGACAAAATAAGAGTAGATTGAAGGACAATAATTATGAAGCTTGCACAAGAAAAGATGCTGGACGACATTGAGCTAGATTCTAAAGAGCCACGTACTAATTCCGCTATTCCAGATCATGAGGTTGTTGTGGTCGGCTCGGGTATATCTGGGCTCGGTGTGGCAATAGAGCTGAAAAGACGTGGAATTGAGTCTTTTATTATTCTGGAGCGTGCTCAAGACGTTGGCGGCACTTGGCGTGATAATCGATACCCAGGGGTGGCTGTCGATATACCGTCTTTGGTCTATTCGTTTTCCTTTGAGCAGAATCCAAATTGGTCGCGCGTATACGCGCCTGGTGATGAGCTCCAAAACTATTCTCGTCGCTTGGCTAGTAAGTATGGAATTTATCCTAAGATCCGCTTTGGCGTTAGTGTTGAAGATGCGGAGTTTGATGAGGTCCGTAACTTGTGGAAGTTGCGAACAGATAGTGGTCTGATCACAGCGCGTCACCTTGTTGCTGCTTCCGGCGGGCTGGTCACGCCTAAATTGCCAGAAATAAATGGTCTTGAGGGTTTTAAAGGTAAGGTAATGCACTCGGCGCAATGGGATGAGAGCTACGATCTCGCCGGTAAACGAGTTGCAGTGATAGGCACCGGAGCTAGTGCTGTTCAGTTGATTCCGAAAATTGCACCAGATGTAGAACATCTTGATGTCTACCAGCGCACACCAATTTGGGTGCTTAAAAAGCCAGATGGGAAAATTCCCGCTGTCGTGCGCACCGCATTTCGCTGGTTTGGTGGTTTACAGAACACTGCCCGTGTTACTGGCAATGCGATGATGGAAGCTGCTTTGATCATCTCTACCGTCTACTACAAGCGAGCTCCCTGGCTAGTCCGCTTCTTCGAGGGTGTAGGAAGAAAAAATTTGGAGGCGCAGCTGCCCGACCATCCCGAGTTGCGGGAGAAGCTGATGCCGAAATACGGTTTTGGCTGCAAACGCCCTACCTTTTCCAATGATTACTTTTCTACGTTTACCCGCGATAACGTAGAGCTGGTAACAACCTCTATTGAAAGTGTCACGCCCACCGGCATACGGACGGCAGATGGCGAAGAGCGGGATATCGATGTCCTAATTTTAGCCACCGGTTTCAAACTGTTCGACAAGGACAACCTGCCGACCTTTAAAGTCCGCGGCCGCGAGGGTGAGGTACTGGGCGAGTTTTGGGATGAGAATCGCTATCAAGCTTACGAAGGCATGACCATTCCTGGCTACCCCAACTTTTATATTATGTTGGGGCCCTATGCTCTGGTTGGTTCATCTTACTTTGTGATGGTTGAGGGTAACGCCACACACCTTGCACGCTTGGTACAAACGGCGCGCGAGCGCGATGCCACATGCGTGGAAGTTCGCCAAGATGCCCATGACCGGTATTTTGAAAACGTTCAGCAACGTCAGAAAAATACCGTGTTTTTTAATAATAATTGCAGCGCAGCGAGCAGCTACTATTTTGATAAGCACGGTGATGCCCCCTTGGTTCGACCTTCGACCTCGGTGGAGATGTTGTTGCGAGCTAACTTCCTCCCAATGAAGCATTACCGGTTCAAGCGTACCCCGGCGGCTGCGCTAGCAAAGCAGGTCTAAGCAGTTCGGACGTTTATTTTCGAATCAGCACCTCAAATCAGCCGCTCTTCGAGCGGCTTTAACTTAACATTTCACCGCCTTCCGTTGTTTTTATATCGGATTGGGAACTCGGTGCTATTCGGGGGCGCACAATTGACCCGAGTGAATAATAAAAGCGGTAGGCGTAATTAAGATGGTCATTGAACCCTGGCTTGCCTATGTGGCGATTCCACCAATAACAGCATGTGTTGCTTGGCTGACCAATTGGGTGGGTATAAAAATGCTTTTCTTCCCAGTGCGATTTGTGGGCTTCTGGGGAATTATCGGTTGGCAGGGGATTATTCCACGGCTTCGGGTGCGGTTGACTCGCACACTGGTTGGCTTTTCTGTTGCTAAAATTGCCACGCCTGCTGAAGTCCTTCGAGCCTTGGACGAGAGCGAGGTAGTCAATGATTTGGCGGCGCTACTCACACCGCAGATTAATGATTGGGTAGACGAAATCATTGATGAGCACGGTGTTAAATTGTGGCAGGTGGCGCCTCAGGGGATTCGGAATAAGGTGTATGAAAAGGTGCGT
This window of the Zhongshania sp. R06B22 genome carries:
- a CDS encoding metal-dependent hydrolase, with the translated sequence MAGLSQKISREVEIIPRDVSFEVATKQVPRYWFNDDPWSTHWMNALFSVVPVGERFICHTFADQLKKIKDPSIHKATLGLIRQERLHAREHAVMNETLSGFGVPLEDAEAILGKVLDVFKKYMSDETKLGFAAISEHFTASLSEVMFDNLELWDETELEIAAMMYWHFVEETEHKSVAFDVLMDRRSDDSDLGTYALRMATAGLSMGLFLPLIHGIWLYFVWKDGQLTNVRSAFKSFKSLMFGAAVVPKMFLTKTLPYIKPSFHPWDIDNRAHVAAWKTVYEETGDPLLAFTALREWHAKHGSYKPTIKQAATV
- a CDS encoding SDR family NAD(P)-dependent oxidoreductase; this encodes MIMRKRKVLKPSEGAAAVVTGAANGIGRCFAYEIVRRGGSVICVDIDEELANKTAEELSELGEGRAIGYKCDVADEEQMRVLSEQAETLLGRPVTLLINNAGIAVAGSIGEQSLDDWRAAIDVNLWGVVYGCHYFVPKLRELGFGGIINVASAAGFAAIPGTAAYSASKAAVLAMSEALAGEMTGSGVHVTTLCPTAVNTNILERGRMNSGINEFTNKIKDNWVFVASPENVASGTLDALDRNNMYFMPQFDSRLGWRLKRYAPRTYARALGEIYRLTAS
- a CDS encoding alpha/beta hydrolase, with protein sequence MSSFASKIVDRAFRIAMMGEPKSAEQMLRHSRRVVGLVRPPAMLPDGVTMRKTTVANEPAVPPGVPAVCVSTAKPTTTVLYLHGGAFICGKFATYAGLCGQIAKRLNARVFWVDYRLAPEMPFPAAPDDAFNAYCALATDYPDDPLVVIGDSAGGNLTLSTLLRVRDVLKSRKGSKLLRLPVCAVAMSPLVDFAKASPSRSANGTSDAILSPRMIEFATELYLAGHDPKDPYASPIYGDLSGLPPMLLSVSDTEAVRDDSYRFANSARRAGSSVQLLSREDRLHAWPVLYTALPEARRDFAEIVDFMRTHLRYSVAPEKPTPQLRIASAN
- a CDS encoding flavin-containing monooxygenase, with the protein product MKLAQEKMLDDIELDSKEPRTNSAIPDHEVVVVGSGISGLGVAIELKRRGIESFIILERAQDVGGTWRDNRYPGVAVDIPSLVYSFSFEQNPNWSRVYAPGDELQNYSRRLASKYGIYPKIRFGVSVEDAEFDEVRNLWKLRTDSGLITARHLVAASGGLVTPKLPEINGLEGFKGKVMHSAQWDESYDLAGKRVAVIGTGASAVQLIPKIAPDVEHLDVYQRTPIWVLKKPDGKIPAVVRTAFRWFGGLQNTARVTGNAMMEAALIISTVYYKRAPWLVRFFEGVGRKNLEAQLPDHPELREKLMPKYGFGCKRPTFSNDYFSTFTRDNVELVTTSIESVTPTGIRTADGEERDIDVLILATGFKLFDKDNLPTFKVRGREGEVLGEFWDENRYQAYEGMTIPGYPNFYIMLGPYALVGSSYFVMVEGNATHLARLVQTARERDATCVEVRQDAHDRYFENVQQRQKNTVFFNNNCSAASSYYFDKHGDAPLVRPSTSVEMLLRANFLPMKHYRFKRTPAAALAKQV